One stretch of Gopherus flavomarginatus isolate rGopFla2 chromosome 2, rGopFla2.mat.asm, whole genome shotgun sequence DNA includes these proteins:
- the LOC127043620 gene encoding zinc finger protein with KRAB and SCAN domains 2-like: MIESGHDQAMQCRVKVKELWNIYHKVCKANCCSGAAPVTCCFYEELDAILGGDRTSTPRTTMDTSEPSSTRQEEEEEESRSEGAEAEEDTLESQDACSQELFLSQEEGSQSWWPVLGEEQTPEEVPDATLRSQQ, translated from the exons atgatagAAAGCGGCCATGACCAGGccatgcagtgcagggttaaagtgaaggagctgtggaatatCTACCACAAAGTCTGCAAGGCAAACtgctgctctggtgctgcccccgtGACCTGCTGTTTCTAcgaagagctggatgcgatacttgggggcgaCCGCACCTCCACTCCaaggaccaccatggacacttcagagcccagttcaacaaggcaggaggaggaggaggaggaaagcaggagCGAGGGTGCTGAGGCAGAGGAAGACACCCTGGAATCCcaagatgcatgcagccaggagctgtttttgagccaggaggaaggcagtcAGTCATGGTGGCCAGTGCTTGGGGAagaacaaacaccagaggaggtgcctg atgcaaccttgagatctcagcaaTGA